A part of Halobacillus shinanisalinarum genomic DNA contains:
- a CDS encoding ABC transporter permease, with protein MKLIPKLPVAEWISAATDWTTNTFEFLFDFIKEDFGNFIEFFAEGLLMEIPIWLFIVVVGLLSFFVSGKKFGLTAFSVIGLWFIQNQELWPELMNTFTLVIFASLISVIIGVPFGIWMAKSKTVESILTPILDFMQTMPAFVYLIPAVAFFSIGMVPGVFASVIFATPPTVRFTNLGIRQVSHELIEASDAFGTTGFQKLFKVQLPMAKKTIMAGINQTVMLALSMVVIASMIGAKGLGQTVITGLQRAEVGTGFVAGLGIVILAIIIDRFTQNLNTQRGDQA; from the coding sequence ATGAAACTAATTCCTAAACTGCCAGTAGCTGAATGGATATCTGCAGCTACAGACTGGACAACAAATACGTTTGAATTTTTATTTGATTTTATTAAAGAAGACTTTGGTAATTTTATTGAATTCTTTGCTGAAGGACTACTAATGGAAATTCCAATCTGGCTGTTTATCGTAGTCGTTGGTTTGTTATCCTTCTTTGTTTCAGGTAAAAAGTTTGGACTTACAGCTTTTTCAGTTATCGGACTATGGTTTATCCAAAACCAGGAGCTGTGGCCAGAACTAATGAATACATTTACTTTGGTGATCTTTGCCAGTTTAATATCCGTCATCATCGGTGTTCCATTTGGAATCTGGATGGCAAAGAGTAAAACAGTAGAGAGTATCCTCACACCAATTTTAGATTTTATGCAGACGATGCCAGCCTTCGTTTATTTAATCCCAGCCGTTGCTTTTTTTAGTATTGGGATGGTTCCAGGTGTATTTGCATCTGTTATTTTTGCAACACCACCAACGGTAAGGTTTACAAACTTAGGTATTCGTCAAGTTTCACATGAACTAATTGAAGCATCAGATGCCTTTGGTACAACCGGATTTCAAAAGCTTTTTAAAGTACAGCTGCCTATGGCTAAAAAAACAATTATGGCAGGAATCAACCAGACCGTTATGTTAGCACTATCTATGGTTGTTATTGCCTCCATGATCGGTGCGAAGGGACTTGGGCAAACAGTTATAACAGGTCTCCAGCGTGCGGAAGTCGGAACGGGCTTTGTTGCAGGTCTTGGAATAGTTATCTTAGCTATTATCATTGACCGTTTTACCCAAAACTTAAACACTCAACGTGGAGATCAAGCTTAA
- a CDS encoding GbsR/MarR family transcriptional regulator — protein sequence MELYNHHTLEHLNTKVIQEFSKTLEMFGLSQGDARLFVTLYIHPTPMTLDEMSEALGKSKTSMSTGVRNLADQGLVERVWKKGFRKDLYQADENLYRKFMNSYTNKWLTASHEQMATLKSIDIQMEDDSNNTEQPCEVAQLKKRVDDMIRFHRLISEAFKEIQPNNSK from the coding sequence ATGGAGCTTTATAACCATCATACACTTGAACACTTAAACACCAAGGTAATCCAGGAGTTCTCTAAAACACTTGAAATGTTTGGGCTATCACAAGGAGATGCTCGTTTATTTGTTACTCTTTATATTCACCCTACACCCATGACCTTAGATGAAATGAGTGAAGCACTCGGCAAGAGTAAAACTTCCATGAGTACAGGTGTCCGTAATTTAGCTGATCAAGGATTAGTTGAACGCGTCTGGAAGAAGGGTTTTAGGAAAGATCTTTATCAAGCCGATGAGAATTTATATCGTAAGTTTATGAATTCTTATACTAACAAGTGGCTTACAGCAAGTCATGAACAGATGGCTACCCTTAAATCAATAGACATTCAAATGGAAGATGATTCAAATAATACGGAACAACCTTGTGAAGTCGCTCAATTAAAGAAAAGAGTGGATGATATGATTCGTTTTCATAGACTCATATCTGAGGCATTTAAGGAGATCCAACCTAATAACTCAAAGTAA
- a CDS encoding DUF1878 family protein → MERADPDTRLHFHLQLLLQVKEMKQYPFTKMVIHYGLTEEEYRQTLRLFEELEDTYEQDLENGLIDHSLLLIHFAGMLSYKMPVERTIIAMYEENIYPLLTNKLLQLLKI, encoded by the coding sequence GTGGAAAGAGCGGACCCGGACACGCGGCTTCATTTTCATCTGCAGTTATTGTTACAAGTGAAGGAGATGAAACAATATCCCTTTACTAAAATGGTGATCCACTATGGCTTGACTGAAGAAGAATATCGGCAAACCTTGCGTCTATTTGAGGAACTTGAGGATACATATGAGCAAGATCTTGAGAACGGGTTGATTGATCACTCGTTGCTGCTTATCCATTTTGCGGGTATGCTTTCTTACAAAATGCCCGTTGAGAGAACAATAATTGCTATGTATGAAGAAAATATTTATCCATTACTTACAAATAAGTTACTACAGCTGTTAAAAATATAA
- a CDS encoding HTH-type transcriptional regulator Hpr has protein sequence MKDNISKQQAIFYSHKMAQLSKALWKAIEKDWQDWIKPFQLNINEHHILWIAYHLEGATISEVSKYGVMHVSTAFNFSKKLEERGLLDFSKRENDKRSTYIELSNEGVTLLEDTLNAYNPESNSVLRGSLPLTEMYGKLPEFLDLSALIKEIYGDEYMSMLERSLENIEDQEAEWNQSSQIATSKQQTKSS, from the coding sequence ATGAAAGACAACATCTCAAAACAACAAGCCATTTTCTACAGTCATAAAATGGCTCAGCTTTCTAAAGCCCTTTGGAAGGCTATTGAAAAAGATTGGCAAGATTGGATTAAGCCATTCCAGCTAAACATTAATGAACATCACATTCTGTGGATTGCTTACCACTTAGAGGGGGCTACTATATCTGAAGTCTCAAAGTATGGTGTGATGCATGTATCTACAGCTTTTAACTTTTCTAAAAAGCTAGAAGAACGTGGGTTACTTGACTTCTCAAAGCGCGAGAATGATAAGCGTAGCACATACATTGAATTATCAAATGAAGGGGTCACTTTGCTTGAAGATACCCTGAATGCGTATAATCCTGAAAGTAATTCAGTATTACGCGGGTCATTGCCTTTGACTGAAATGTATGGCAAACTGCCAGAATTCCTTGATTTGTCTGCATTGATCAAAGAAATCTATGGAGATGAATACATGAGCATGCTTGAACGTTCCCTTGAAAATATCGAGGACCAAGAAGCCGAATGGAATCAATCATCCCAGATCGCAACATCCAAACAACAGACCAAATCCTCTTAA